The window CTGCTTGTTGATAAAAAACTGCTGAACAATACTTACCAGGTTGAAGGTCACCCAGTAGACCGACAGACCGGCCGGCAGCGTGGCGCTGATCCCGCCGATGAATAGCGGCATCACCGTCAGCATGACCTTCTGCATTTGTTCCTGGCTCGGATTCCCCCCGCCCTTGCTCACCGACATCGTCAGCTTGAACTGGACGAAGGTGGTCACCGCCGCCAATACCGGCAGGATGTACAGCGGATCAGTCTTTTTTAAATCTGCTACCCACAGGAACCCGGCGTGGGCCGGGTTGACATAGTCAAAATTCCAGAGGGCTTGGTACAGGGCGATCATGAACGGCAGCTGCACCAGGAGTAGCAGACACCCCGCCATCGGATTGACCTTCCGCTCCTTGTAGAGTTCCATGATCTTGGTCTGCATCTGCTGCTTATCCTTGCCGTACCGGTCCTGGATGGCCTTGATCTCGGGCTGCAGTTGAGACATCTTGGCCATGGAACGCATCTGAATGCGCGTCAGCGGGTGCAGAAAGATCTTGATCAAGATGGTCAGCAAAACGATCGCTATGCCGTAGCTGGGCAGGCCCACACCGACCGTAATGTGGTACAGCCAGTTGATCAGGGCGGTCATGCCGTCAATTAAAGCTTCAAACAACTCTTAACCCCCAATAAAAGGCTTAAGCCGGATCGTACCCACCCGGCGAAAATGGATGACACCGTAGAACGCGGCGTACCGCTCTCAACCCGCCGCGCATGAGACCGTATTTGCCGATGGCCTGTACGGCATACTCGGAGCACGTGGGGTAGAACCGGCACGTTGACGGAAAAAAAGGTGAAATAGCCACTTGATATCCCTTGATCAACCCGATGGCCAGTTTTTGCGGCCTACTCATTTTTTATGTTTCCCACCAGTTGCAACAAGCTGTCGGTGAGCACCCGGTGATCACACTCCGCGGCCGGGGGCCGCGCCACAATCACATAGTCATATCCCGAAGGAAACGCCTCCGGGTTCAATCGGCAGATTTCCTTCAGCCGGCGCCTTACCCGGTTCCGTACCACGGCGCCCCCCAACTTCCTGCTGACCGTAATGCCAAAACGCCGCCCACCGGTTCCATTGGCCATCCGGTATAGCACCAACAGCCGGTCGGACCTGTATCTCCCGCGGGTAAATACTTGCCGGTAGTCCCGGTTCTTCTTAATGGTGATTATTCCCATTAACCAAGCCACACATCCGTGATCTTCCCGCGCAACAAAAAAGCCCGCCCACCTCAGGCTGTGAGCACCTTTCTCCCTTTTGCGCGCCTGCGCCTGATCACATTCCGCCCAGATCTGGTCCGCATTCGAATCAGGAATCCGTGCAAACGTTTTCTCTTTCTCTTTTTGGGTTGGTAAGTCCGTTTCATCGACTTGCACCTCCGGGCATTTCTGGAAATGATCAGAAGTCACCGTACATTATAATTGATTCTTCCGACTCCAGTCAAGGCGTTGGAACCTCCAGGTCCGTGTCAAGACTTAGTAGGCGATCTCCCAGCCGATTTAATTTGAATTAGACCGTAGACCACCTCGGTGAACTAATCTCTCTTACTATGTGCTTGACCCAGTGTTTTCCGGCGTGCGGTCCTTCAAGGGCGGGCACGTTGGCTTGAAGCCAGGCCTCGGGATCTTTGCCGAAGCGTTTGGGCAGTTGGATTGCCTCGGCTCCGACAGCCTTTTTCAGTAGGTCGAACCGGGGTTCCGAGTGTACCACGTATCTGTCCAGCTCATCATTAGC is drawn from Candidatus Desulforudis audaxviator MP104C and contains these coding sequences:
- the rnpA gene encoding ribonuclease P protein component, encoding MAWLMGIITIKKNRDYRQVFTRGRYRSDRLLVLYRMANGTGGRRFGITVSRKLGGAVVRNRVRRRLKEICRLNPEAFPSGYDYVIVARPPAAECDHRVLTDSLLQLVGNIKNE
- the rpmH gene encoding 50S ribosomal protein L34, whose translation is MKRTYQPKKRKRKRLHGFLIRMRTRSGRNVIRRRRAKGRKVLTA
- a CDS encoding YidC/Oxa1 family membrane protein insertase, with the translated sequence MFEALIDGMTALINWLYHITVGVGLPSYGIAIVLLTILIKIFLHPLTRIQMRSMAKMSQLQPEIKAIQDRYGKDKQQMQTKIMELYKERKVNPMAGCLLLLVQLPFMIALYQALWNFDYVNPAHAGFLWVADLKKTDPLYILPVLAAVTTFVQFKLTMSVSKGGGNPSQEQMQKVMLTVMPLFIGGISATLPAGLSVYWVTFNLVSIVQQFFINKQILADQSAMEQQREKAARVVSGAVAEAGAQASAELPAVKRPTTADPARTKKEAGARGKRSKEGAVQGEGSRRKRKKRGGGGRGGA
- the yidD gene encoding membrane protein insertion efficiency factor YidD; the encoded protein is MSRPQKLAIGLIKGYQVAISPFFPSTCRFYPTCSEYAVQAIGKYGLMRGGLRAVRRVLRCHPFSPGGYDPA